From the genome of Gemmatimonadota bacterium, one region includes:
- a CDS encoding metal ABC transporter permease: MPITSGVYEVIWDATFQLVLLGSLLIGATSGTLGAFAVLRRRSLLGDALAHAALPGVALAFLWTQNKALPVLLLGATVSGVVGVLIIEAIVNYTRIKADAALGIVLSVFFGGGIVLLTHIQQSEVGNQSGLDKFLFGQAASIVRADLYVMCIVSVLVMVVVFLFFKEFKGLIFDAEFISALGFSQRVVDLLLMGLIVLTVMVGLQAVGVILIAAMLITPAAAARFWTDRLHVMVLVSGILGALCGALGVGLSALAPRIPTGPVMVLVATAAFLVSVLIAPRRGVLARWGRLRANALRENGQHFLRAYLALQTKDKGEIVLADLASELQLPLYRVRRLAKRLARDGWVSLHHGACSLTETGHKEADFVVKSHQLWEYYLVYRSILEEDHVDRPADEVEHILTPEIIEQLELILAQEGIDVVGDIHKTHSGYRRTGRDE, from the coding sequence TTGCCCATCACCAGCGGGGTTTATGAAGTGATTTGGGACGCGACATTTCAACTGGTTTTGCTCGGTTCGCTATTGATCGGGGCGACATCGGGCACGCTGGGTGCATTTGCCGTGTTGCGCAGGCGGAGCCTGTTGGGCGATGCGCTGGCGCATGCTGCACTTCCGGGCGTTGCGCTGGCTTTTCTGTGGACGCAGAACAAGGCATTGCCCGTTTTGCTGTTGGGCGCGACAGTTTCCGGTGTGGTGGGCGTGCTTATTATTGAGGCCATTGTCAATTACACGCGCATCAAAGCAGACGCTGCGCTGGGCATTGTGCTTTCGGTTTTTTTTGGCGGGGGTATTGTATTGCTCACGCATATTCAGCAGAGTGAGGTGGGCAATCAAAGCGGTCTGGATAAGTTTCTTTTTGGGCAGGCGGCGTCTATTGTGCGCGCTGATCTGTATGTGATGTGTATTGTGTCTGTACTGGTTATGGTTGTGGTTTTTCTATTTTTTAAGGAATTCAAGGGACTCATTTTTGATGCAGAATTTATCTCTGCACTGGGATTTTCCCAGCGTGTGGTCGATCTTTTGTTAATGGGGTTGATCGTGCTCACCGTTATGGTGGGCCTTCAAGCAGTGGGGGTTATTCTCATTGCTGCGATGTTGATTACCCCAGCCGCTGCTGCGCGGTTTTGGACAGATCGGCTGCATGTGATGGTACTGGTGTCGGGTATTTTGGGCGCGCTGTGCGGCGCGCTGGGGGTTGGCTTGAGCGCGCTGGCACCCCGAATTCCAACGGGGCCGGTGATGGTGCTGGTTGCAACGGCTGCATTTCTCGTTTCTGTACTTATTGCCCCCAGGCGCGGGGTGCTCGCCAGGTGGGGACGGCTCAGGGCAAATGCCTTGCGAGAGAATGGTCAGCATTTTTTGAGGGCATATCTCGCGTTGCAGACAAAGGACAAGGGAGAGATCGTGTTGGCGGACCTCGCCAGCGAGCTTCAGTTGCCGCTTTACCGCGTACGTCGGCTTGCAAAGCGTCTCGCACGCGATGGGTGGGTGAGCCTGCACCATGGTGCGTGTTCTTTGACGGAAACGGGACACAAAGAGGCGGATTTTGTGGTCAAGTCTCATCAGCTATGGGAATATTATCTGGTTTATCGATCTATCTTAGAGGAGGACCACGTGGATAGACCCGCCGACGAAGTCGAGCATATTTTAACGCCTGAGATTATTGAACAGCTTGAACTGATTCTGGCACAAGAAGGTATAGATGTTGTTGGAGATATCCACAAAACGCACAGTGGTTATCGGAGGACCGGTCGAGATGAGTGA
- a CDS encoding ABC transporter ATP-binding protein, whose amino-acid sequence MTPIHIHDMTVAYHKKPVLWDVDLAVPEGKLVGVVGPNGAGKSTMIKAIMDLVPKASGWVHIYGKPYSRMRQAIGYVPQRESVDWDFPINALDVVLMGRYGHVGWVRRPDKIDRELAKEALEKVGMTDFGHRQINQLSGGQQQRVFLARALAQDAQIYLMDEPFAGVDAATERAIIDILMDLREKKKTMLVVHHDLHTVNQYFDWLVLINMRIVAAGETEDVFTEDNLNKTYGGRLTVLSEAAQAVAHHQRGL is encoded by the coding sequence GTGACGCCCATTCACATTCACGATATGACGGTGGCGTATCACAAGAAACCCGTTCTGTGGGATGTCGATCTCGCTGTGCCAGAAGGCAAACTCGTGGGGGTTGTGGGTCCCAATGGCGCGGGCAAGAGCACGATGATCAAAGCCATTATGGATCTCGTGCCCAAGGCTTCGGGGTGGGTCCACATCTACGGCAAGCCCTATTCGCGCATGCGTCAGGCCATTGGCTATGTGCCGCAACGCGAGTCAGTGGATTGGGATTTTCCCATCAATGCCTTAGATGTGGTGCTTATGGGGCGTTATGGGCACGTAGGGTGGGTGAGACGTCCAGATAAAATTGATAGAGAACTGGCAAAGGAAGCACTTGAAAAAGTCGGTATGACCGATTTTGGACATCGGCAGATCAATCAGCTTTCGGGTGGGCAGCAACAGCGGGTTTTTCTGGCACGCGCTCTGGCGCAAGATGCGCAAATTTATTTGATGGACGAACCCTTTGCCGGCGTGGATGCGGCGACCGAACGCGCCATTATCGACATTTTGATGGATCTGAGGGAGAAGAAGAAGACTATGCTGGTTGTACATCACGATTTGCATACGGTGAACCAGTATTTTGACTGGCTGGTTTTGATCAATATGCGAATCGTTGCCGCGGGTGAGACGGAAGATGTGTTCACAGAAGATAATTTGAACAAAACTTATGGCGGACGGTTGACGGTGCTTTCCGAAGCCGCGCAGGCTGTTGCCCATCACCAGCGGGGTTTATGA